One stretch of Cedecea neteri DNA includes these proteins:
- the pncA gene encoding bifunctional nicotinamidase/pyrazinamidase, whose translation MAQRALLLIDLQNDFCAGGTLAVPEGDSTVDVANELIGLFKARGESVIASQDWHPAGHGSFASVQGAEPFSQGTLDGLAQTLWPDHCVQDSEGAKLHPLLNASGIDKIVYKGQNPAIDSYSAFFDNEHRQKTDLDGWLHEHGIHHLVVLGLATDYCVKFTVLDALQLGYEVTVITDGCRGVNLQPQNSLLAFQDMAVAGATPVTLADFTCQ comes from the coding sequence ATGGCGCAACGTGCTTTGCTGTTGATTGATTTGCAGAACGATTTTTGTGCCGGTGGCACGCTTGCCGTCCCGGAGGGCGACAGCACGGTTGACGTGGCGAATGAGCTTATCGGGCTGTTTAAAGCGCGTGGTGAGAGCGTGATAGCGAGCCAGGACTGGCACCCGGCCGGGCACGGCAGCTTCGCCAGCGTGCAGGGCGCAGAACCTTTTTCACAAGGGACTCTCGACGGGTTGGCGCAAACCTTGTGGCCCGATCACTGCGTGCAGGACAGCGAAGGCGCAAAACTTCATCCGCTGCTGAATGCCTCAGGCATCGATAAAATCGTCTACAAAGGCCAGAATCCGGCTATCGACAGCTACAGCGCGTTTTTTGACAACGAGCACCGGCAAAAGACCGACCTTGATGGCTGGCTGCACGAACACGGCATTCATCACCTTGTTGTGCTGGGGCTGGCCACGGATTACTGCGTGAAGTTTACCGTGCTGGATGCCCTTCAGCTGGGCTATGAGGTGACCGTTATCACCGACGGCTGTCGCGGCGTAAACCTGCAGCCGCAGAACAGCCTGCTGGCGTTTCAGGATATGGCCGTCGCCGGCGCCACGCCGGTGACCCTCGCCGACTTTACCTGCCAGTAG
- a CDS encoding glycoside hydrolase family 18 protein, whose product MSFTRKMLPLVAAVTLACSGVVQAESLLSVGYFNGGGDVTAGPGGDINKLDVRQITHLNYSFGLIYNDEKAETNEALKDSSKLHQIYLSPKVISDLETLPTLRKQNPQLKILLSVGGWGARGFSAAAATPENRAVFIRSVQEVMDKYGLDGIDLDWEFPVNGAWGLVDKLDADRDNFTALLKELRTAVGDKKLVTIAVGANAESPKSWVDVKAIAPVLNYINLMTYDMAYGTQYFNANLYDSKKWPTVAEADKYSADFVVNNYLAAGLKPQQMNLGIGFYGRVPKRAVEPGIDWSKPDAQKNPVTQPYFGERELALFKTALGVDLTKDTYVKYNDLVKKMLNDPQKRFTEEWDEDAKVPYLTLKSAEGKPLFAISYENPRSVKIKAEYIKEKGLGGAMFWEYGADDNNQLAKQLAESLGIDHAK is encoded by the coding sequence ATGTCATTCACACGTAAAATGTTACCGCTGGTGGCCGCGGTGACGCTAGCCTGCAGCGGCGTTGTGCAGGCTGAATCTTTGCTTTCCGTGGGTTACTTCAACGGCGGCGGCGACGTCACAGCCGGGCCCGGTGGGGATATCAATAAGCTTGATGTTCGCCAGATAACCCACCTCAACTACTCCTTTGGCCTGATTTATAACGACGAAAAAGCCGAAACCAACGAAGCCCTGAAGGACTCGTCAAAACTTCACCAGATCTACCTTTCTCCGAAAGTCATCTCTGACCTCGAAACCCTCCCGACGCTGCGCAAACAGAACCCGCAGCTGAAAATTTTGCTGTCCGTGGGCGGCTGGGGTGCGCGTGGTTTCTCTGCCGCAGCGGCAACGCCAGAGAATCGCGCGGTGTTTATCCGCTCCGTGCAGGAAGTGATGGATAAATATGGCCTGGACGGGATCGATCTCGACTGGGAGTTCCCGGTGAACGGCGCATGGGGGCTGGTAGATAAGCTGGACGCTGACCGCGACAACTTCACCGCCCTGCTGAAAGAGCTGCGTACAGCCGTCGGCGATAAAAAACTGGTGACCATCGCCGTCGGGGCCAACGCCGAAAGCCCGAAAAGCTGGGTTGACGTGAAGGCCATCGCGCCGGTGCTGAACTACATCAATCTGATGACCTACGACATGGCATACGGCACTCAGTACTTCAACGCCAACCTGTACGATTCGAAAAAATGGCCTACCGTAGCCGAAGCCGACAAGTACAGCGCTGACTTCGTGGTGAATAACTATCTCGCCGCCGGGCTGAAGCCGCAGCAGATGAACCTCGGTATCGGCTTCTATGGCCGCGTGCCTAAACGCGCCGTTGAGCCAGGCATCGACTGGTCAAAACCTGACGCACAGAAAAACCCCGTGACGCAGCCGTACTTCGGCGAACGTGAGCTGGCGCTGTTTAAAACCGCGCTGGGCGTAGATCTGACCAAAGACACCTACGTCAAATACAACGACCTTGTGAAGAAAATGCTGAACGATCCGCAGAAGCGCTTTACCGAGGAGTGGGATGAGGACGCGAAGGTGCCTTACCTGACGCTGAAGTCTGCTGAAGGTAAACCGCTGTTCGCGATTTCTTACGAGAACCCGCGCTCGGTGAAGATCAAAGCCGAGTACATCAAGGAGAAAGGCCTGGGCGGCGCGATGTTCTGGGAGTATGGCGCGGATGACAACAATCAGCTGGCGAAGCAGCTCGCCGAGTCGCTGGGCATTGACCACGCTAAATAA
- a CDS encoding YeaC family protein gives MSNLDEMLSVMTPEIYQRLTTAVELGKWPDGVALTPEQKDNSLQLVMLWQARHNTDAQHMTIDTNGQMVMKSKQQLKAEFGIEPAPFVTMKL, from the coding sequence ATGAGCAATCTGGATGAGATGTTGAGCGTGATGACGCCTGAGATTTATCAGCGTCTGACGACGGCTGTCGAACTGGGGAAATGGCCCGACGGCGTGGCGTTAACCCCGGAGCAGAAGGACAATAGCCTGCAGCTGGTGATGCTGTGGCAGGCGCGCCACAACACGGATGCGCAGCACATGACCATCGACACCAACGGCCAGATGGTGATGAAGAGCAAGCAGCAGCTGAAAGCGGAGTTTGGCATCGAGCCCGCGCCGTTTGTGACCATGAAGCTGTAG
- the msrB gene encoding peptide-methionine (R)-S-oxide reductase MsrB: MSNQLPPDSNKKNLSEMQYYVTQKHGTEPPYSGRLLHNKRDGIYHCLVCDAPLFLSESKYDSGCGWPSFYEPVGPDAIRYLTDNSHGMERVEIRCGSCDAHLGHVFPDGPQPTGERYCVNSASLSFTDGQNGDQVDG; the protein is encoded by the coding sequence ATGTCTAATCAATTACCCCCTGATTCAAATAAGAAAAACCTCAGCGAAATGCAATATTATGTGACCCAGAAGCACGGTACTGAACCGCCGTATTCCGGGCGTCTGCTGCATAACAAGCGCGACGGGATTTATCACTGCCTGGTGTGCGACGCGCCGCTGTTTCTTTCGGAAAGCAAATACGACTCAGGCTGCGGCTGGCCTAGCTTCTACGAGCCTGTCGGCCCCGACGCCATTCGCTATCTGACCGACAATTCCCACGGTATGGAACGCGTTGAAATTCGCTGCGGCAGCTGTGATGCGCACCTGGGACATGTGTTCCCGGACGGCCCTCAGCCCACCGGCGAGCGTTATTGCGTCAACTCGGCTTCCCTGAGCTTCACCGACGGGCAAAATGGCGATCAGGTTGATGGTTGA
- the gapA gene encoding glyceraldehyde-3-phosphate dehydrogenase, which produces MTIKVGINGFGRIGRIVFRAAQERSDIEIVAINDLLDADYMAYMLKYDSTHGRFNGTVEVKDGHLVVNGKTIRVTAERDPANLKWNEVNVDVVAEATGLFLTDETARKHIAAGAKKVVLTGPSKDKTPMFVKGANFEKYAGQDIVSNASCTTNCLAPLAKVINDNFGIVEGLMTTVHATTATQKTVDGPSHKDWRGGRGAAQNIIPSSTGAAKAVGVVLPELNGKITGMAFRVPTPNVSVVDLTVRLEKPATYEQIKAAIKTASETTMKGVLGYTEDDVVSTDFNGEICTSVFDAKAGIALNDNFVKLVSWYDNETGYSNKVLDLIAHISK; this is translated from the coding sequence ATGACTATCAAAGTAGGTATCAACGGTTTTGGTCGTATCGGCCGTATCGTTTTCCGTGCTGCTCAGGAACGTTCTGACATCGAAATCGTTGCAATCAACGACCTGTTAGACGCTGACTATATGGCTTACATGCTGAAGTACGACTCAACTCACGGTCGTTTCAACGGTACTGTAGAAGTTAAAGACGGCCACCTGGTTGTTAACGGTAAAACTATCCGTGTTACCGCAGAACGTGACCCGGCTAACCTGAAGTGGAACGAAGTGAACGTTGACGTTGTTGCTGAAGCAACAGGTCTGTTCCTGACTGACGAAACCGCTCGTAAGCACATCGCTGCTGGCGCGAAAAAAGTGGTTCTGACTGGTCCATCCAAAGACAAAACGCCTATGTTCGTTAAAGGCGCTAACTTTGAAAAATATGCTGGCCAGGACATCGTTTCCAACGCATCCTGCACCACCAACTGCCTGGCACCACTGGCTAAAGTTATCAACGACAACTTCGGTATCGTTGAAGGCCTGATGACCACCGTTCACGCTACCACCGCTACTCAGAAAACCGTTGATGGCCCGTCTCACAAAGACTGGCGCGGCGGCCGCGGCGCAGCTCAGAACATCATCCCTTCTTCTACCGGTGCTGCTAAAGCAGTAGGCGTTGTTCTGCCAGAGCTGAACGGTAAAATTACCGGTATGGCGTTCCGCGTTCCTACCCCTAACGTATCCGTTGTTGACCTGACCGTTCGTCTGGAAAAACCAGCAACTTACGAGCAGATCAAAGCAGCAATCAAAACTGCTTCAGAAACCACCATGAAAGGTGTTCTGGGCTACACCGAAGATGACGTAGTTTCTACCGACTTCAACGGCGAAATCTGCACTTCCGTGTTCGATGCTAAAGCTGGTATCGCACTGAACGACAACTTTGTGAAACTGGTTTCCTGGTACGACAACGAAACTGGCTACTCCAACAAAGTACTGGATCTGATTGCTCACATCTCCAAATAA
- a CDS encoding D-hexose-6-phosphate mutarotase: protein MINKIFALPVVEQITPSLTRRINDELDVIVVDHPQVRASFALQGAHLLSWQPAGEDEVLWLSDITPFHKGKALRGGVPICWPWFGPAEQAGLPAHGFARNLPWTLSAHNEDANGVVLTFELHNNEETLKLWPHEFTLYARFKLGKTCEIELEAHGEFETTSALHTYFNVGDIAEVKVSGLGNPYIDKVLNETAGQLTDGVQTFPDRTDRLYLEPEECSVIHDASSLKRTLNVVHHHHFNVVGWNPGPALSVSMGDMPDDGYKTFVCVETACASKKQKASAEKPTRLSQTISVAKKG, encoded by the coding sequence ATGATTAATAAAATTTTTGCACTTCCGGTCGTCGAACAAATTACCCCTTCCCTGACCCGCCGCATAAACGATGAGCTGGACGTCATCGTGGTCGATCACCCGCAGGTTCGAGCGTCTTTCGCGCTCCAGGGTGCTCACCTGCTCTCCTGGCAACCCGCCGGTGAAGATGAAGTGCTGTGGCTGAGCGACATTACGCCTTTCCATAAAGGAAAAGCGCTGCGCGGCGGCGTACCGATTTGCTGGCCGTGGTTTGGCCCGGCGGAACAGGCTGGCCTTCCGGCTCACGGCTTTGCCCGTAACCTGCCGTGGACGCTGAGCGCTCACAACGAAGACGCCAACGGCGTGGTCCTGACCTTTGAGCTGCATAACAACGAAGAAACGCTGAAGCTGTGGCCGCATGAGTTCACGCTGTATGCCCGCTTCAAGCTGGGGAAAACCTGCGAGATTGAGCTGGAAGCCCACGGAGAGTTTGAAACCACGTCTGCCCTGCACACCTACTTCAACGTCGGCGACATCGCGGAGGTGAAAGTCAGCGGCCTCGGCAATCCGTACATCGACAAAGTGCTGAATGAAACGGCAGGCCAGCTTACCGACGGCGTGCAGACCTTCCCGGACCGGACCGATCGCCTCTACCTGGAGCCGGAAGAGTGCAGCGTCATTCACGATGCAAGCAGCCTGAAACGCACGCTAAATGTGGTTCATCATCACCATTTCAACGTCGTGGGCTGGAACCCGGGCCCTGCCCTGTCCGTTTCGATGGGCGATATGCCGGATGACGGCTACAAAACCTTCGTCTGTGTGGAAACCGCCTGCGCGTCTAAAAAGCAGAAAGCCAGCGCGGAGAAACCAACCCGCCTGAGCCAGACCATCAGCGTGGCGAAAAAAGGCTAA